The following DNA comes from Notolabrus celidotus isolate fNotCel1 chromosome 12, fNotCel1.pri, whole genome shotgun sequence.
GCTGCTGCGGGACAGTGGGAGTGTGACGTGGAAGGAGAGGCAGTGATTGGAGGGCAGACTGGAATTATAAGGAGAGGGTGGATCGGTCTAAAGCTTCCCAAACACAGCCGGCCTCAGATCTGGCACCGAAGAAGTCAGCGGAGTcagtcctgctcctcctgctttccTCAACATGAATCCAAGCAGACCTTCAGCCCGGCAGTGACAAGTGCTTTCAAGGAGGAGAGAGTTTACCGTGTGAGCGAGCAGGCTGTGCGTAAAGAGCGTAAAGAGCGTGAACAAGGACAAACTGTGCGTATTTCTCTTTCTGCGACTGGGAGATTAAAACAGGCGGAGTTGAGCGTCTCTGGAGgattctgtttttgttcaaagGGAAATATTCAGACTTTCCCACCCCCGACATGGAGTACACGTCCTCCCCGAAACCGCAGCTCTCATCCCGGGCGAATGCTTTCTCCATAGCCGCCCTGATGTCCAGCGGGAAGCCCAGTAAGGACAAGGAGGCGGAGGAGAACACCATCAAGCCTCTCGGTAAGGAtgggaaataaaaacttaatATGACTTTGATCAGGTGTGACAGATTGTAGTtgtaaaagtttatttttatgcGTAAAAATCCTGAGAGTTACTGGAGGATGGAAAGGAAGTGCAGCTTCACTGAGAGGAGGCAGGGCCGCTGCTGCAGCCATGATGAAAATAGATCATTTGTAAAATATAActggaatgtttgtttttattaaagtaaGAGTTAAAACAttgtgaggaaataaaaaggttaTTTAAGGATGAACTGTAAGAGAAAAATGGAGCACACAGCAATCTGTTGGAGTCTCTCGTTTAACTGAATCAGTGGGCCTTTATTGTGCGTAATTTTTGGatatttacacatttaaaaatcaaaaagatCACCTTATACCTTCACTGGAGTCACAAGAACAAGTTTAAAAAAGGGAATCTTGTGAAGGATAGCtgtaactgtttttaaaactgtaaaatgtaaaatcaaaatttgaaatataaGAGACTAATGTGTAGAAAATGGTGGCCAGTATGCTTGgctgtgatgtttttaaagaggatataaaaaaataacctataaataTTACTGTAAAAATATGCTTTTATTACCATCTGGGAAAATTAATAGATATTGAAGATTTGGAGATCTGTAAGAGGAAATAGGtgaactattattattattaacttagtttattttattgcataTCTCGTGAGGTCCTTAAGAAAATTGTGGATCTTTTTGGCACATTTGTCCAGCtttaatgaagaaaaaacaaaactcaacatACATTCtttattaaatagataaatacaaatactgcAGAAGAGCCAGTTTATTAATTGACTGATTTatgcagctttttattttttcatatgaGTCTGTTCTCTTTGAAATGTTCATAACCAAATAGGAAACAAAGCTTAAATTGTAGTTTTGTGTAAATAACCCCTGAATAAGTTCGACCGTACAGAGAGACATAATTAAAATAGATAGAGATAGTTTCTGATATTACACAGTAGGCTACATTATAAGATTGCCTCCTCctgtcttgtttatttattgtaatcaAACTGTGACTCTCTTGTTTACATGTATTCCCCTGTATACTCTGAAACTAAACAGAGCAGTTCGTGGAGAAGTCCTCCTGTAACCAGCAGTCTCTGGCTGACCTGTCCTCTCTGGATGGACACGGGGACTTCAGCGGGAGCGCACCCCAGGTCTGCACCGAGCCGCTCATCCCCACCACCCCCGGAGTCCCGAGCGAGGAGATGGCCAAGATCTCGTGCAGCCTGGAGACCAAAGAACTGTGGGACAAATTCCACGAGCTCGGCACCGAGATGATCATCACCAAGTCTGGAAGGtataggttttttttatttattttagagttAGCCTCAAAGTTTCTCATCTCAATTCAATAAGtttaaacaacaacatcaagaaGGGCAGGTATTATGGAATTATGACGCTTATCATGATAATAACAATCACCACAGATGGGCTGTTAAAAAGCTTCATTAGACACAGGTCTATTTGGGATTATGTTAGGACTGCATGATACAATCGAAATGCAGATATACTCACACTGCAAATATATTATTCAAAATACGTATGTTTATTATAGTGTTTATTTTCAAAGGGtgatagaaaataaagaaaaacaaggatAGCATCCATCATTGACTACTTTTCTTTGGAATCAGTGTGACATTTTTATtatgtacaaataaaaataaaaacagaattaattGGAGACAAAgcttctgtttttataaaagctTGTGTAGATGCTCGATAAAAGCCGGACTGTGCAAATATGGACAATGTGGTCACACAGTTTTACCAGCCTGGAATGTTCCACATCCTCTATTTAATCTGAGTGTATCAGACTTTATAAATCTGACTAATTTtaagacaaataaagaaaaaaatacaatttaatgtattttaaggaAACTACATTATTCTAAGGGATTGAGAGCATTTGGGAAATAACGTTTATaaacatttgaatattaaataatTTACATGAAACTCGCAGATCAGAGTTTCCTGTGACGGTAAGGAGATATGTGAGGAGACATTATACTCTTAAAACAGAGACATGGACCTGGTTTACACTTCTCATGTTGATATTGATAGGTTGCaaactgtttgtatttttgcaCAAGTTAAAACATATTGAATTCAGGGAATAATGACCTAAAAGGTGAACACATCTGATCTCCATCGAGGTAAAGGAtgagctgttttattttattttaattgggGTATTATTTCTtaaaattaaaggtacagtctcATATGAGAGAGTTAAAGCACAGCgatgctgatgatgataataTCACCTGTAATCTGTCCTTTAGGAGGATGTTCCCCACCATCCGGGTCTCTTTCTCCGGGGTGGACCAGGACTCCAAGTACATCGTGTTGATGGACATCGTCCCTGTGGACAATAAGCGGTACCGGTACGCCTACCACCGATCCTCCTGGCTGGTGGCTGGCAAGGCGGACCCTCCCCTCCCTGCACggtaggacacacacacactctgcacacactcccagaacacacctgaacaccacacacacatatgggcCTTCAAAAGCCCAAGTTCAGTATCTGGTTTGAACTCAGTGGCTCTACCGATGACATTATAAGACTAAAGActcatacatgtgcaatacttgatttccggtgcaatacctcataaccatgtgcaatactGTAAATTATTACATAACATATGTTattattatgtgtgtgtttatttattatgtgtTTGAAAAAGGGTTgggattttatttattattattattattattgtttactttctgtgaagTACTTTGTAAcgctgtttagaaaagtgctatataaattataaattattattattattattattattattattattattattattattattattattgtattcatGTACTACATGTCAGTCTGGCTAATTGAACTTAttacatgtctttaaaagtacttctttaccttcCTTTGtgcagatagtatttttatttttatttagaattctttgatttgtgtttagtttatatatttattgtccttactgtcttgttgttaagtaccagtgttccattcaccacgtcaaattccttgtgtgtgcgagctcacttggtaATGAAGCtttttcttgaatcttgaatcttgaattaaGACATTTAGTCTTGTAGGGATTATTTTTCATCAGTAATAAAGAgcgaagagaaagaaagaaataataagaaaaatgacGCTGAAATTTGCgaccatttttaaaatatatatattttacgtTGATGAAGTCCAGCCctaaaaaaaatatcacttcATGTTGGTTCATCAAGCTGACTCTTCTGCGCACTTATATTTTCTTTCTACCACCTGACAGTCACGCTGTGGTTTGTATCTCTGAGTTTCAGGTGTTAATGTGTGGACATAATTAGATCGAACGAGTCTAACCTCCACATGTTCACAAACTCTTCTTATTAAAACATAAGATTTCCCCTTTTCTTTAAACTGACCATGACAAACTGGTGAAAAGCAAACAGAGGCCAAACAGCTTTACGACACAGACAGAATTGAGACTGATGAAATAATTGAGTTTTACTCGGAAGCATCTGGAAGCTTTCATACAAAGGTGATTTAAATCATGAAAATGTCAATTTAAGGAATAAACCAGCTGGAGTAAACAGACAATGACAATTAGCTCatcctttattttttacttgaCAAATGGGACACTTTTACTTTCGATTCCAGGAACCCTGTTTATGAGATAGTTCAAACTAATTcagtctgaaaacaaaaaaataaataaaggagcaGCCTAGCTCTGAATAAAAAGGTTATCCTAGCAGAGCTATActcatttataattttttttaaaaatgtttcaaaaaacacatttttttctattactagctctaggtattatcaatcaactgaaatTGGGTGACTTTGACTAAGTTACACAATGACATTAATAATTAGAggcatcttaaaaatgtaactttattaaaaatctatattaaaaagaaatatgttttttgaaaatgtataaaaactgagttatctgtttttgcaaatgaactcttcaaatagaaaaaaaaggagagtgtCATGTTGAGTCTGTCTTGGACCTTGAGTTCAACAGGCAAAATCGAAAATTCTGTCCCTTCTTCAATTCCTGCATGAAGATATAGCCCCTTAAATGTCTGATTTAACTGAATAACATTTATTGGCATGAAGAagaaaattataaatataagattagattagataatACTTTATTACAGCACTTTggggtttgtttttaaatgtaaagtgcgtagaaatacaatgtattattatcattattattattattattattatttttattattattattattattattattattatccatgCGCACAAATTGAGGATAAGTTCAATTaagtgaaaaataagaaaaataagaatatataCATAAAGATAAGAATACATATTTAAGTTAGAAGTCTCATATGGTGTAAATAGTTATAATTATAGGCAGTAGGAAAATATTATTCtgatatttttgtgaatatcagagaaaatgttcttttttaaaaataatttaatgtgggtttttttgtcattcctgtctcgctccatcacacacaaaccttaaaaatgttcaatttaagtttattttaattctaaACATTGAACATTgctttacagagagagagagacccagtattatatatatagtattatttatatctctgtgtctgtgataGTAGTTCAGCGTCTCGTCATATTCCAGTTTGCGCAGAATGATCTGTTCGTTGATTGGACATTCGATTGGAACGcctctcagccaatcacagtgctCCGTTTGTCTCCTTCCCCTGCAGGCTGTACGTCCACCCGGACTCCCCGTTCACCGGAGAGCAGCTGATGAAACAAATGGTTTCCTTTGAGAAAGTCAAACTGACGAACAACGAGCTGGACCAGCACGGACACGTGAGCACTGAGACTTTATTCCACCTCTGacccacagagtgtgtgtgtggaagctgtgtgtgtgtgtctgtgtgtgtctgcgtggtTTCAGGGCAGTGTGATATAATTACACACCTGACAAGAGCAAATCTGTCTTTTAATCCTCCTTTCACTAAAAGCTTCTTACAAAAGACTGAAGACATTTCAGAAACACCACTCATTTCAGTTTGATCCATTAATGAGCCAACTGTAAAACTCAGCCTGGGAAACATTTGTAttgactggtgtgtgtgtgtgtgtgtaggcctaagtgtgtgtgtgtaagtgtgtgtgtgtgtgtgtgtcacacctTTCCTGCAGCCTAAAAATAACTTCCAGACACACACTAGCATGAAGCCAAAATTCAAACTGCCACTTAAAATCTTTGTATATCTTTGATAGATCCTCTCagactctttttcttttatttcatattaaGGTTTTTATGGAAGTGATtagttaaatgaaaacatattaacacattttaaaagaaaaacttacAAATGTTaggaaaaatatttattaaataagATTATGTTTAGGCTGCCctgaaaaaaagtatttctaaATTAAATATAGATCATGATCATGATGTTACCTTCTGGATTTTTACAAAAAGCTCAATAAAAATTAGTTATTTTTCCCAGCTAAGTATAATAATTATCataacttttattattatgaatatatGTTTGTGTACACTATTTTTAAGGGATGCTAAATATATGAAATTTACAAAGATATAAATTAGGCTTGCGACACAACAAATATAGAAGGGTGACTTTactattattatcttttttacaACAGCTTCTATTCAAATAAATTTAATAATTCATACCAATTTTTAAAGTGAGGACTTACAATTTGAACTTATAATTGAAATAAGACAGAATAAATTATGACTTTCTATCATCAAATTTGGATCACTGATAACATCAgagtaatacaaaataatgcataaaatatccaaaataaatacactcaAATATGCAAAAAGAAATATACAGAACTAATCAGAAATATAAGATGCTGAATGGATAATTTAATCACTGTATGATTCCTAAATATGTTTACtaaaaaaagcagcagcatgCATACACATTATTTCCACACGCAATAAATCtgctttatttaacctttaagaataaaacagaaagcctttattgttgttatataaTGTAGGATACTTAAAATTAGAAATGCTTCACCTTTAAGTGCACAACATTCAGATATTAAAGTTCAAACAGCATTAATTTAAGTGACGAAAGAGGAAAAAGATGTACAATACACAGTGAAtaagacggctgcagctcatacagaatgctgctgctcgagtcctaacaaggaccaaaaaagtagaccacattactccagttcttagatctctacactggcttcctgtctgtcagagaatagactttaaaatcctgctgatggtttataaagcactgaatggtttaggcccaaaatacattgctgatctgctactactttatgaaccacctcgacctctgaggtcatcaggtactggtctgctttcagttcctagagtcagaacgaaacatggtgaagcagcgtttagtcattatgcaccacatatctggaacaagctccctgaaagctgtaggtctgctccaactctcacctcttttaaatcaaagattaagacttttttatttacctctgccttcctatcttagattattttaactctctttaaattaaaattttaatgtaatttttaatatatttctaattttccttttcttttctgttttatcatatttgtcattttaattatgttcttttatgcctgtctgaatgtctccaatgcttttaatgttttaatgtaaagcacattgagttgccctcgtgtatgaaatgcgctatacaaataaagctgccttgccttgccttgccttgcctaaagtATTGCACAGCTGATAGTTTATAttgtctaaaaataaaaatgcagcagcaacgatttgcagcagaaaataaatatattacagCTTTGAAAAAAGCATATCTGAGTTGTAGTATTGAAATGTGATTtaacacaacagaagaagaagaggagtaaGATGTTGAAGATTGTGAGTCAGTGTTTGAGGGGATGAATAGAAAGTGTTTCTGGGCTGCAGCCAGACAGAAGTGATTACAGACCAAACTCTCACCTGCAGCTGTGTCAGTGTTAACTACTTTAtctgttcacacatgtccctctctctcttttcatcctactcctctctccatctcccttaTTATTCCATCctgcctctctttctttatctgtttgtttggaTGAGGCATATATGGCGCTCAACCAGAGAAGGTTTTTACATATTACACAAATGGtagtttaatttgaatatttgtaaAACAGTATTGTGTTGGAGGGCACAGCTTTAGCTGAGGTGTAGAGGGTGAAGAGTCCACAGTCCTCattctatcaaataaaggcaaagaaTAAAATCTTGAAGGAAAAGATTGGGATTTCAAATTCCTAGACCTCGACCATTCAACATTTTTAGTGGCGGattgagaaaacaaacacttcttAAATTCAGTAGCTTTTCTTTACCTTCAGTCATATCACATGGGTTTCATCAGCAGCTCCAACTAATTCCTAAGGAGCACATTCAGCCTCTCTGTAGTTATTGTCTTAATGAAGAAAGACTGTAActctaaatatatttaattcatgaaaaaaaaaaagtcacagtgtattttaattatttgctattttctttttctgtggaAGATTAAGTTGAAGACAAATAACCTCCATAAACAAACTTATCAGTGACTGGAAGAAATAATGCATTGAGGCTGCAGCTAAATATCATTTTAACTAATAAATTAATCTGCTAATTACACCAGATCTCTTCAATTCATATCTTAAATGATAAAGAAAAGCATCAAATCCTCTCCTGATTATCAGTCATTGAGTTGCAGCTTTATTTGACTGTCTTGTCGTTGAAACCCGTCTCATTGATTCTGTGTGTGCTCGTTCTCTGCAGATCATCCTCAACTCCATGCACAAGTACCAGCCGAGGGTCCACATCATCAAGAAGAAGGATCACACCGCCTCCCTGCTCAACCTCAAGTCTGAGGAGTTTCGCACCTTCGTCTTTGTGGAGACGGTCTTCACCGCCGTCACGGCCTATCAGAACCAGCTGGTGAGTGATCGAGGAAAGAGGCAAAGTCTCTAGTCTTGGTTCATTTCAAAACTGTGTGTTCACAGAGAGCTTTGTTTGAATGACTAAAGCCTCATCAACGTTGAGTTTCCTCAGGTGACGTTGGTGTAAAGATGTGGGAGCACTTTGAAACATTTAGTGCGTATGGAGGTAAAACTTTTCCCTGAAAGTTCCTTCTTCACCTGAGGAAGATCACATTGTGCAATGTGACAGCTGCACACTTTAACCTGAGCTGATATTTTGATAAGCAACAGctcaaaacaaagacagtgcTGTGATAGAGCTACTTTAGGAGTGTGCAGAAGGCTTATGTTGCTCCAACAAATCCAACAGAGTGAGACATTCTCTCTCTGTAGCTGATGTCTGTACTTGATTCCTAACAGACTAAGGCCCAATCTCAAAGTccaccctcacacactcactgactttgaggcgcgttctCGCTCAGTCTGTGAGGGTTTAGGAccgtcccactgtcaaatcatcaagtgtgtgagggatctctctcagactttttgagccctttatgcccccttactgtaagtgggcatttttgaaGCCGTGTCTGCCTCTTGCAAATACACAAATTAACTGTGTTCAATGTAATTTGCATTTTGGAACTGAAAACTCCTCCTGCAAACTAAGACTTGGCATCCGCTTTAACTGTAGTGTGTTTACATTGTGTTGAATAGTTGGTAGTTGCAGGAAGGAGCGTGTtgaggcaggaggagagaaaagaaaagacaaacagtTGAAGAGACGGCTTCAGGAATATATAGACACTAAAAAAAGGACGTGTGGGATCAATGAAGTAAAGACATTAAcgcttcctctctcctgctgtgaTTCTCAGATCACCAAACTCAAGATCGACAGCAACCCCTTCGCCAAAGGATTCCGGGACTCGTCGCGGCTCACAGACATGGAGAGGTACAGGGGATTCTGGGTCCTGCACTGTTTACCATTGATAAGATActcaggagagagagtgtgtg
Coding sequences within:
- the tbx20 gene encoding T-box transcription factor TBX20, which produces MEYTSSPKPQLSSRANAFSIAALMSSGKPSKDKEAEENTIKPLEQFVEKSSCNQQSLADLSSLDGHGDFSGSAPQVCTEPLIPTTPGVPSEEMAKISCSLETKELWDKFHELGTEMIITKSGRRMFPTIRVSFSGVDQDSKYIVLMDIVPVDNKRYRYAYHRSSWLVAGKADPPLPARLYVHPDSPFTGEQLMKQMVSFEKVKLTNNELDQHGHIILNSMHKYQPRVHIIKKKDHTASLLNLKSEEFRTFVFVETVFTAVTAYQNQLITKLKIDSNPFAKGFRDSSRLTDMERESVENLIHKHSYARSPIRTYAGDEENLSEDGHSAHARGSAFTASDNLSLSSWVTTTSGFSGFQHPQTLSAMGTGAASLPHPIQGSLPPYSRLGMPLTPTALAGTMQGSGPSFPSFHMPRYHHYFQQGPYAAIQGLRHPSTVMTPFV